Proteins encoded together in one Variovorax paradoxus window:
- a CDS encoding aminopeptidase, whose translation MRAAPASALAAALMLLSGCADLGYYWQSASGHIGIMRAAKPVPEWLADPSVSQPLKAKLELAQRIRRFAVTELSLPDNPSYTSYADLHRRAAVWNVVAAPPYSLTLKNWCFPVAGCVGYRGYYDEAGAKAEAEAQSAKGLETAVYPVPAYSTLGWMNWAGGDPLLSTFIGYPEGELARIVFHELAHQVLYVPGDTVFNESYATAVERIGGAVWLQREASEAARSEYARFDAQRQQFRALALNTRRALNQVYESAQAKAGDWAAVDAMKKAAMDDFRERYAGLRAEWQGPRQGAYDLWVARANNASFAAQGAYDDLVPGFEALFEREGRNWPRFYKEVRRIAALPSMEERRHALQAATGVLQTNNSIHKNQDDHGDHGA comes from the coding sequence GTGAGGGCTGCCCCCGCATCCGCGCTGGCCGCCGCGCTGATGTTGCTGAGCGGCTGCGCCGATCTCGGCTACTACTGGCAATCGGCCAGCGGCCACATCGGCATCATGCGGGCCGCCAAGCCGGTGCCCGAGTGGCTGGCCGATCCAAGTGTTTCGCAGCCGCTGAAAGCCAAGCTCGAACTCGCGCAGCGCATCCGCCGCTTTGCGGTGACCGAACTGTCGCTGCCGGACAACCCGAGCTACACCTCGTACGCCGACCTGCACCGGCGCGCCGCGGTATGGAACGTGGTGGCGGCCCCGCCGTATTCGCTTACCCTCAAGAACTGGTGTTTTCCGGTGGCGGGATGCGTGGGCTACCGCGGCTACTACGACGAGGCCGGGGCCAAGGCCGAAGCCGAGGCGCAAAGCGCCAAGGGCCTGGAAACCGCCGTCTACCCCGTGCCGGCGTATTCCACGCTGGGCTGGATGAACTGGGCCGGCGGCGATCCGCTGCTTTCCACCTTCATCGGCTACCCCGAAGGCGAGCTGGCGCGCATCGTGTTCCACGAGCTCGCGCACCAAGTGCTCTACGTGCCCGGAGACACGGTCTTCAACGAGTCGTACGCCACGGCGGTGGAACGCATCGGCGGTGCCGTGTGGCTGCAACGCGAAGCCAGCGAGGCCGCGCGCAGCGAATATGCGCGCTTCGATGCGCAGCGCCAGCAGTTCCGGGCGCTGGCCCTCAACACGCGCCGAGCGCTCAACCAGGTGTACGAATCCGCGCAGGCCAAGGCCGGCGACTGGGCGGCGGTCGACGCCATGAAAAAGGCGGCGATGGACGACTTTCGCGAGCGCTATGCCGGGCTGCGCGCAGAATGGCAGGGGCCGCGCCAGGGTGCGTACGACCTCTGGGTGGCCCGTGCCAACAACGCGAGCTTTGCAGCCCAGGGTGCCTACGACGACCTGGTGCCCGGCTTCGAGGCGCTGTTCGAACGCGAGGGGCGCAACTGGCCGCGCTTCTACAAGGAGGTGCGCCGCATTGCCGCGCTACCCTCCATGGAGGAGCGGCGCCACGCATTGCAGGCGGCCACCGGCGTCCTGCAGACGAACAATTCCATCCACAAGAACCAAGACGACCACGGAGATCACGGTGCCTGA
- a CDS encoding polyhydroxyalkanoic acid system family protein, whose translation MPDIHIERNHALGIAGAREIARQWMQQVEQDYGLECTYTEGETHDVAQFSRAGIDGTVEVTANTLTLEATLGFLFSSFSDQIEQKIAKNLDALLDAPGGKSRFA comes from the coding sequence GTGCCTGACATCCATATCGAACGAAACCACGCGCTGGGCATTGCCGGCGCACGCGAAATCGCACGCCAATGGATGCAGCAGGTCGAGCAGGACTACGGCCTGGAATGCACCTACACCGAAGGCGAGACCCACGACGTTGCGCAGTTCAGCCGCGCGGGCATCGACGGCACCGTGGAGGTCACGGCCAACACGCTCACGCTGGAGGCCACGCTGGGTTTTCTGTTCAGCAGCTTCAGCGACCAGATCGAGCAGAAAATTGCGAAGAACCTCGACGCGCTGCTCGATGCGCCGGGCGGCAAAAGCCGCTTTGCCTGA